Proteins from a single region of Crassaminicella profunda:
- a CDS encoding S-layer homology domain-containing protein has protein sequence MKKFFVQGMSILFCLLMMTISVAANSTINDLEGHWAKAYVEKLIDEKIISGYDNNTIRPNQTITRAEFITTINKIFDYKKKDALNFKDVSGSEWYAGEMAKAKIAGIINGYQDGTVHPNEPIKREEAAILLYKAFQLENVMPMRSFADADHFSSWSKDAIYTLKEKNIISGYNDKTFHPKSLISRAEAFTMIAKLSGDIIQEDIERKTFKNNVILNKGDIQLKNIIIEKDLYLSEGIEKGTITLEGVKVKGKVYLNCSSKDEISLMDSEIKKIKLNQPATLKISKNTMIEKIEVNSKDCHIVGNGVIKEINAKEKIKIKKSSSGGSGGLSSSTRKSSNKDTVENKDTTSSEEEECKTDKEIVDDQAKKKDAEKKKDKEKKEEEKKDTAENKDTTSSKEENGKTDKESVDDQAKKEDVEKKEDKEKKEAEKKDKVENKEITPSKEEKSKTDKEIVDEKAKKEEVKKDIQPPKIILKGENHVTIRQGENYVELGIKAVIDDCDTDLLTKVMIQSNVDENRVGSYVMEYSVRDQAGNLGKAVRTVTVIEKLPSTVYEQIKKALENFDEEVIFTGCEEIDYNEVWMTLGQVIDDDPRLEFTRFLFTNGRYEQQAKKLVFGYTVPRVQLKNRLERIDVRIDAIIKQVIKPDMDDFQKEKAIHDYVVSHVEYDYENYKNNTVPLVSHQLEGGLLYNRAVCDGYSKMMKALLDKVGIESMIISGNMKDTGGAHAWNLVKLGGDYYHVDATHDDPVSARKDDGASQSNKIYYTYFNVTDDFMKDTRRWKTSEYPVANSKTYNYYEYYGLMVHSKEEFKKRVKEAVVNKQKEINLYSDVKIDGSDIAQALKEAKYYGSYNYPDKPTHNVLIKLNF, from the coding sequence ATGAAGAAATTTTTTGTGCAAGGAATGAGTATATTATTTTGTTTACTTATGATGACTATTTCTGTAGCTGCAAATAGTACGATCAATGATTTAGAAGGACATTGGGCGAAAGCTTATGTAGAAAAATTAATAGATGAAAAGATTATTTCAGGATATGATAATAATACCATTCGACCTAATCAAACCATTACGAGAGCTGAATTTATAACGACTATTAATAAAATATTTGATTACAAAAAGAAAGATGCTTTGAATTTTAAGGATGTATCAGGTAGTGAATGGTATGCGGGAGAAATGGCAAAAGCAAAAATAGCTGGAATTATAAATGGATACCAGGATGGAACTGTACATCCTAATGAACCTATCAAAAGAGAAGAAGCTGCTATATTATTATATAAAGCATTTCAATTAGAAAATGTAATGCCCATGAGATCTTTTGCAGATGCAGATCATTTTTCTTCGTGGAGTAAAGATGCTATATATACTTTAAAGGAAAAAAATATTATATCAGGATATAACGATAAAACTTTTCATCCAAAGAGTCTAATTAGTCGAGCTGAAGCATTTACTATGATTGCAAAATTAAGTGGGGATATTATTCAGGAGGATATAGAGAGAAAGACCTTCAAAAATAATGTTATTCTTAATAAAGGAGATATACAACTTAAAAATATTATTATTGAAAAGGATTTATATTTATCTGAAGGAATTGAAAAAGGAACAATTACCCTAGAGGGGGTTAAGGTTAAAGGAAAAGTATATTTAAATTGTAGTTCTAAGGATGAAATTTCTCTCATGGACAGTGAAATTAAAAAGATAAAACTCAACCAACCAGCTACATTAAAAATATCTAAAAATACAATGATAGAGAAAATAGAAGTAAATTCAAAGGATTGCCATATTGTAGGAAATGGTGTGATCAAAGAAATAAATGCCAAAGAAAAGATAAAGATCAAAAAATCTTCTTCTGGTGGTTCAGGAGGCTTATCTAGTAGTACTAGAAAATCTTCAAATAAAGATACAGTAGAGAATAAAGATACAACTTCATCAGAAGAGGAAGAGTGTAAAACAGATAAAGAAATTGTTGATGATCAAGCTAAGAAGAAAGATGCAGAGAAAAAGAAAGATAAAGAAAAGAAAGAAGAAGAGAAAAAGGATACAGCAGAGAATAAAGATACAACTTCATCAAAAGAGGAAAACGGTAAAACAGATAAAGAAAGCGTTGATGATCAAGCTAAGAAGGAAGATGTAGAGAAAAAGGAAGATAAGGAAAAGAAAGAAGCAGAGAAAAAGGATAAAGTAGAGAATAAAGAGATAACTCCATCAAAAGAGGAAAAAAGTAAAACAGATAAAGAAATTGTTGATGAAAAAGCTAAGAAAGAAGAAGTAAAGAAGGATATACAGCCCCCAAAAATTATATTAAAAGGGGAGAATCATGTTACTATTAGACAAGGAGAGAATTATGTAGAACTAGGGATAAAAGCAGTTATAGATGATTGTGATACTGATTTATTAACAAAAGTAATGATTCAGTCTAATGTAGATGAAAACCGTGTAGGATCTTATGTAATGGAATATAGTGTGAGAGATCAAGCTGGGAATTTAGGAAAAGCGGTAAGAACGGTAACGGTTATAGAAAAATTGCCATCTACTGTATATGAGCAAATTAAGAAAGCACTTGAAAATTTTGATGAAGAAGTAATTTTCACTGGATGTGAAGAAATTGATTATAATGAGGTTTGGATGACTTTGGGACAAGTGATAGACGATGATCCTAGATTAGAATTTACTCGATTTCTTTTTACAAATGGAAGATATGAGCAACAAGCTAAAAAGCTTGTTTTTGGATATACGGTACCTAGGGTTCAGTTGAAAAATCGATTAGAAAGAATAGATGTGAGAATAGATGCTATTATTAAACAAGTTATCAAACCAGATATGGATGATTTCCAAAAAGAAAAGGCGATTCATGATTATGTAGTATCTCATGTAGAATATGATTATGAAAATTATAAAAATAATACAGTGCCTTTAGTATCACATCAGTTAGAAGGAGGGTTACTTTATAATAGAGCAGTCTGTGATGGGTATTCAAAAATGATGAAAGCATTATTAGATAAAGTGGGTATAGAAAGCATGATCATTTCTGGAAATATGAAGGATACAGGTGGTGCACATGCTTGGAACTTAGTAAAATTAGGAGGAGATTATTACCATGTAGATGCAACTCATGATGATCCTGTTTCAGCTAGGAAAGATGATGGAGCTTCACAGAGCAATAAGATTTATTATACTTATTTTAATGTAACAGATGATTTTATGAAGGATACAAGAAGATGGAAAACATCCGAGTATCCAGTAGCCAATAGCAAAACCTATAATTATTATGAATATTATGGATTGATGGTTCATTCAAAAGAAGAATTTAAGAAGAGGGTGAAAGAAGCTGTAGTCAATAAACAAAAGGAAATTAATCTTTATTCAGATGTAAAAATTGATGGAAGTGATATTGCTCAAGCCCTTAAAGAAGCTAAATATTATGGTAGTTACAATTATCCAGATAAACCTACACATAATGTTTTAATTAAATTGAATTTTTGA
- a CDS encoding OmpA/MotB family protein, whose protein sequence is MQNYHNQNEQHEMDLSTSWLITYSDMITIMLCFFIIFFTMAAKETTMLSEIKNNLSTKITALADENKKLKVEKENLATQLFNLTNIEKDMDTSKEEFIAFLRENNLLDQVKILQNEKGLLIRFNDNVFFPSAKADLSKDGYAVLSLMGDKLKKIDNDIIVEGFTDNLPIHTKEFPSNWELSVARAISVVKYLTEEKEINPNRISVSGYGERNPIDTNDTKKGRANNRRIEITIVN, encoded by the coding sequence ATGCAGAATTATCATAATCAAAATGAACAACATGAAATGGATCTATCTACTAGTTGGCTCATTACCTATAGTGATATGATTACTATTATGCTCTGCTTTTTTATTATTTTCTTTACCATGGCAGCAAAGGAAACCACTATGCTCTCGGAAATAAAAAATAACCTTTCCACAAAGATTACTGCCTTAGCTGATGAAAATAAAAAGTTAAAAGTAGAAAAAGAAAATTTAGCAACTCAATTATTTAATCTTACAAATATAGAAAAAGATATGGATACATCAAAGGAAGAGTTTATTGCTTTTCTAAGGGAAAATAATTTATTAGATCAGGTAAAAATTCTTCAAAATGAAAAGGGGCTACTTATTCGTTTTAATGACAATGTATTCTTTCCTAGCGCAAAGGCAGATTTATCAAAAGATGGCTATGCAGTTTTAAGCCTTATGGGAGATAAATTAAAAAAGATTGATAATGATATTATCGTAGAAGGCTTTACAGATAATCTTCCTATTCATACAAAGGAATTCCCCTCTAATTGGGAATTGTCTGTTGCTCGTGCTATTTCTGTGGTAAAATATCTCACAGAGGAAAAAGAGATTAACCCTAATCGCATATCTGTCAGTGGTTATGGAGAAAGAAACCCTATTGATACAAATGATACAAAAAAAGGGCGCGCTAATAATAGAAGAATTGAAATTACTATTGTAAACTAA
- a CDS encoding motility protein A — translation MKLNFRSKSFKISIILFLLALLIHSVVGTISLKSFFNLTALEIIFSGIFISVIVSFSFDTLITTITMIKKSFSDKIDYEGTINKVHTLSIKVKRDGVLSIQSDIEEEKNTFLKDAMILLNDYKKPDIMKDILIKDIESRRSNLYRSYNVLKMIAHIAPSFGLIGTLLGLVGLLSNIHEVNLIMSNMASALVSTLYGSLIANFIAVPLMGRLKEYIDKNILHYHIMTEGILLIAQNDTARNVFDKMNVMLKEDTRLIYPRKKITERNDYDAELS, via the coding sequence ATGAAGCTCAATTTTCGAAGTAAAAGTTTTAAAATATCTATCATCCTTTTTCTTTTAGCATTACTTATACATTCAGTAGTAGGCACTATATCCTTAAAATCTTTTTTTAATCTTACAGCACTAGAAATTATTTTTTCTGGCATTTTTATCTCTGTCATCGTAAGCTTTTCTTTTGATACCTTAATTACTACCATTACCATGATTAAGAAAAGCTTTTCTGATAAAATTGACTACGAAGGTACAATCAATAAAGTTCATACATTAAGTATAAAGGTAAAAAGAGATGGGGTTCTATCTATTCAATCCGATATAGAAGAAGAAAAAAATACTTTTTTAAAAGATGCTATGATTTTATTAAATGATTATAAAAAACCTGATATTATGAAAGATATTTTAATAAAAGACATTGAATCTAGACGTAGTAATCTCTATAGATCTTATAATGTACTAAAAATGATTGCCCATATCGCACCTTCCTTTGGACTTATCGGAACACTACTAGGTCTTGTAGGATTGTTATCTAATATACATGAAGTAAATCTTATCATGAGCAATATGGCATCTGCACTAGTCAGTACCCTGTATGGAAGTCTCATTGCCAATTTTATTGCTGTTCCTCTTATGGGAAGACTCAAAGAATATATTGATAAAAATATTTTACATTATCATATTATGACAGAGGGTATTTTACTGATTGCCCAGAATGATACGGCTAGAAATGTGTTTGATAAGATGAACGTCATGCTAAAAGAAGATACTCGGCTAATCTATCCACGTAAAAAAATAACAGAAAGGAACGACTATGATGCAGAATTATCATAA
- a CDS encoding phospholipase D family protein encodes MKKRKMIGLILFLIIISTSIYGVIKPLPEGISLDGSVYKTDRIEFLYDLTYEKDGEIMKEQMIFDRVSKLIEDAEKFIIIDMFLFNDTYDKEYSYPDISSKLTNTIVRKKQKYPELKVTFVTDEMNTFYGSYPSKHLEILKKNGVNVVLTDLNQLRDSNPSYSGVWRSLIRWFKTSEKGWLPNPFSKDAPKVTFRSYLKLLNFKANHRKLIVTEKQALVSSANPHDASGYHSNIAFVVEGSIIKDIVAGEKAIGNFSAKTIDGEYAEREKQEGTIGVSFITEGKIRKNLLEAIEKTKAGDGIQIGMFYFSERNLVKALIEAANRGVNIQMILDANKDAFGMEKNGIPNRPVAHELFEKSNGKIKIRWYNTHGEQFHTKLVKIKYKDESIIFGGSANLTRRNIGDYNLEADLKIMAKNDNKIVKDVEKYFDRIWENEDGNYTLDFKEYHEESIVKNIIYRLQEWSGLSTF; translated from the coding sequence ATGAAAAAAAGAAAAATGATAGGACTTATTTTATTTTTAATCATCATTAGTACGAGTATATATGGAGTGATCAAACCTTTACCAGAGGGAATTTCATTAGATGGATCAGTTTACAAAACAGACAGAATAGAATTTTTATATGATTTGACCTATGAAAAGGATGGGGAAATCATGAAAGAACAAATGATTTTTGATAGGGTGTCTAAGCTCATTGAGGATGCAGAAAAGTTTATTATTATTGATATGTTCTTATTTAATGATACCTATGATAAAGAGTATTCATACCCTGATATTTCATCAAAATTAACGAATACGATTGTTAGGAAAAAGCAAAAATATCCAGAACTAAAAGTCACATTTGTAACAGATGAAATGAATACTTTTTATGGATCTTATCCATCAAAGCACTTAGAAATATTAAAAAAGAATGGAGTTAATGTAGTACTTACAGATTTGAACCAATTAAGGGATTCAAATCCTTCTTATTCAGGAGTTTGGAGGTCATTGATTAGATGGTTTAAAACATCAGAAAAGGGGTGGCTACCAAACCCATTTAGTAAAGATGCACCAAAGGTAACATTTCGTTCTTATCTAAAGCTTTTAAATTTTAAAGCCAATCACAGAAAATTGATTGTCACAGAAAAACAGGCATTAGTAAGCTCTGCAAATCCTCATGATGCTAGTGGGTATCATTCGAATATTGCTTTTGTAGTAGAAGGATCTATCATAAAAGATATTGTTGCAGGGGAAAAAGCTATAGGAAATTTTTCGGCAAAAACCATTGATGGCGAATATGCAGAGAGAGAAAAACAAGAAGGGACGATTGGGGTAAGCTTTATTACAGAAGGGAAAATCAGAAAAAATCTTTTAGAAGCCATAGAAAAAACGAAAGCTGGAGACGGGATTCAAATAGGCATGTTTTATTTCAGTGAAAGAAATCTGGTAAAAGCTTTAATAGAAGCAGCTAATAGAGGTGTGAATATCCAAATGATTCTAGATGCCAATAAGGATGCCTTTGGAATGGAAAAGAACGGTATCCCTAATCGACCTGTAGCTCATGAGCTGTTTGAAAAATCTAATGGCAAGATAAAAATAAGATGGTACAATACTCATGGAGAACAATTTCATACAAAGCTTGTGAAGATTAAATATAAAGATGAGAGTATTATATTTGGAGGTTCAGCTAATCTTACAAGAAGAAATATAGGAGATTATAATCTAGAAGCAGATTTAAAAATAATGGCTAAAAATGATAATAAAATTGTAAAGGATGTAGAAAAATATTTTGATAGAATATGGGAAAATGAAGATGGCAATTATACTCTTGATTTTAAAGAATACCATGAAGAGTCTATAGTTAAAAATATTATTTATCGTTTACAAGAATGGAGTGGATTATCTACTTTTTAG
- a CDS encoding S-layer homology domain-containing protein — protein sequence MEIRKINRWLARLLIFTICLTGVPIKNVYGEGYENNKVTYQWKKILTHDRMGDEEEIQVEYLSPTRDGGFIGIGYDDYSGLIFKLDNARNLVWAKEYGGFGNKIADIQEKSSGGYVVLENRWWYIEGISGCNGYIFELDENGEQIPEKEFRVGGSDRDFVEQIVQTNDGGYIVVGYENSSDGDFQQNKGDYDCWVLKIDNNFNKVWIKNYGGEGQDKGVSIKEATDGGYVVFGTSVVIERPPDIPRNYNFWVFKIDEAGNVVWNKTYGGTKDDSSVSSDAIKPIDMQPTPDGGYALLGNTTINNGDITGNHGGKDYWFVKIDKDGEKQFQKTYGGSGNDSPIGFIKTSDGGYMIAGNSNSSDGDFNENQGNEDGWIIQVDESGEILWKWNVGTAQEDMIYCIQTGLEGGAIISSKIGGNNEIAKIYPGQRYLYELKMDDQDLSGFQENTFGYTVILPRGSTIVPTITAKALDMDATVNVIPAESLPGTTKVEIIKEEIVLKTYSIQFTLEKNTNAYLNDLKINDETVSDFVYNQYTYEKELPYGSTTVPIVTATAQDPNATVNITPAMSLPGTTRIEVIAEDGSTQNTYTIYFTVLKNTNAYLSDLKINNETVTDFVYNQYTYEVKLPVGSTSIPTVTAKTQDENAKVNITQATSVPGTASVKVTAEDGELLNIYSIYFTLDKSNNAYLKDIRIANQTVSDFVYNDYTYQVELPFGSTTVPNVTAKAQDENAKVNITQATSLPGTTRVEVTAEDGNMIKTYEINFVVKEKESGQDNHSNNNNSNSNSSSSGGSSNSQGEEAKVSPLEKPKESLKKSIETLKDTKENKEQIIKDVINTIKDVPKIMQEVDDPQDIVDDVTTMVENTEELLSDIDTPLEKREELKDAIVRLGEKAMEKVGQMQVPLKAIKVEGYTAKATISSQWLQKQIENTEKNMNSIKDALKKVVGEGAEEAKIALTVNMPKTMQNTETISVDFQREILTQIENKNIDRVIFNMKYVGFTVEPDTFKNVKEQEKITLEEVVDNQDMTFLPKDIEKVNNMPILEINAKVQDETIKSFKKPMEVYFNLSHLNLSKYSEEELESLTAYLYDEETNEWKAVGGTYDPATNRIHVYRIHLSTYTVMKSNRTFSDIKKHSSEKEINLLLKKGILEDENEFMPNKEVSREEFVGWVSKSFGLEEKEIEVPFKDVDRRNPNYKEIAAAFDQGLIQGKKDNVFDPKGNITKQEAAVAIANALKKYEKIKSPKDKNPYLAQYNDQENIASWSKDAVAMVSQKRLSGNNQNQYNPNESMTRADAALMVYNVRDRL from the coding sequence ATGGAGATAAGAAAGATAAATAGGTGGTTAGCTAGGCTACTAATTTTTACTATTTGCTTAACAGGTGTGCCGATAAAAAATGTATATGGGGAAGGATATGAAAATAACAAGGTAACCTATCAGTGGAAAAAGATTTTAACTCATGACCGAATGGGAGATGAAGAGGAAATACAAGTTGAATATTTATCGCCCACTAGAGATGGGGGATTCATTGGTATAGGATATGATGACTATAGTGGTCTTATATTTAAATTGGATAATGCTAGAAATTTGGTATGGGCGAAAGAATATGGTGGATTTGGCAATAAAATTGCAGATATTCAAGAAAAATCTAGTGGGGGATATGTTGTTTTAGAGAATAGATGGTGGTATATAGAAGGTATTAGTGGTTGCAATGGATATATATTTGAATTGGATGAAAATGGCGAACAAATACCAGAAAAAGAATTTCGAGTAGGAGGCAGTGATCGAGATTTTGTAGAACAAATTGTACAAACAAATGATGGAGGTTATATTGTTGTAGGCTATGAAAATTCTAGTGATGGAGATTTTCAACAAAATAAAGGAGACTATGATTGTTGGGTTCTAAAAATTGACAATAACTTTAATAAGGTTTGGATTAAAAATTATGGTGGAGAAGGTCAAGACAAAGGGGTTAGTATTAAAGAAGCAACAGATGGAGGCTATGTTGTATTTGGGACATCTGTAGTAATAGAGCGCCCACCAGATATACCAAGAAATTATAACTTTTGGGTATTTAAGATTGACGAAGCCGGAAATGTAGTATGGAATAAGACGTATGGAGGGACAAAAGATGATTCTAGTGTTTCTTCAGATGCTATTAAACCAATAGATATGCAACCAACTCCTGATGGGGGATATGCTTTATTAGGAAATACTACGATTAACAATGGAGATATTACTGGAAATCATGGTGGTAAAGATTATTGGTTTGTGAAAATAGACAAAGATGGAGAAAAACAGTTTCAAAAAACTTATGGAGGAAGTGGAAATGATTCTCCTATAGGGTTCATAAAGACATCTGATGGTGGATATATGATTGCTGGAAATTCAAATTCAAGTGATGGAGATTTTAATGAGAATCAAGGAAATGAAGATGGATGGATAATTCAAGTAGATGAAAGTGGAGAAATCCTTTGGAAATGGAATGTTGGAACAGCACAAGAAGATATGATTTATTGTATTCAGACAGGGTTGGAGGGAGGAGCTATTATTTCCTCAAAAATAGGAGGCAACAATGAGATTGCTAAAATTTATCCTGGACAAAGATATCTATATGAATTAAAAATGGATGATCAAGATTTAAGTGGATTTCAAGAAAATACATTTGGATATACAGTAATATTGCCACGTGGAAGTACGATTGTTCCTACCATTACAGCAAAAGCATTAGATATGGATGCAACGGTAAATGTTATTCCTGCAGAAAGTTTACCAGGAACAACAAAGGTAGAGATAATAAAGGAAGAAATTGTTCTAAAAACTTATTCTATTCAATTTACTTTAGAAAAGAATACAAATGCGTATTTAAATGATTTAAAAATAAATGATGAAACAGTAAGTGACTTTGTATATAATCAATATACTTATGAAAAAGAGTTACCTTATGGAAGTACAACAGTACCAATAGTAACAGCAACAGCACAAGATCCAAATGCAACGGTGAATATTACTCCAGCAATGAGTTTGCCAGGGACTACAAGGATTGAGGTAATAGCTGAAGATGGAAGTACTCAAAATACATATACTATTTATTTTACAGTATTAAAAAATACAAATGCATATTTAAGTGATTTAAAGATAAATAATGAAACCGTTACTGATTTTGTTTATAATCAGTATACTTATGAAGTAAAGCTTCCTGTTGGAAGTACTAGTATACCAACGGTAACAGCAAAAACACAGGATGAAAATGCGAAGGTGAATATTACGCAAGCAACAAGTGTACCAGGAACAGCAAGTGTTAAAGTAACAGCTGAAGATGGAGAACTTTTAAATATCTATTCTATTTATTTTACCTTAGACAAAAGCAATAATGCTTATTTAAAGGATATAAGAATAGCTAATCAAACAGTAAGTGATTTTGTATATAATGATTATACTTACCAAGTAGAACTTCCCTTTGGAAGTACGACAGTACCAAATGTAACGGCAAAAGCACAAGATGAAAATGCGAAGGTGAATATTACTCAAGCAACAAGCCTACCAGGAACTACGAGGGTTGAAGTAACTGCTGAAGATGGGAATATGATAAAAACGTATGAAATAAATTTTGTAGTTAAAGAGAAAGAATCAGGGCAAGATAATCATTCAAATAATAACAATTCTAATAGTAATTCGAGTAGTAGTGGTGGTTCCAGCAATAGTCAGGGAGAAGAGGCTAAAGTTAGTCCCTTAGAAAAACCAAAAGAATCCTTAAAAAAGTCTATAGAGACTTTAAAAGATACAAAAGAAAATAAAGAACAAATTATAAAAGATGTTATAAACACAATAAAAGATGTTCCTAAGATTATGCAAGAAGTTGATGATCCGCAAGACATTGTAGATGATGTGACTACTATGGTAGAAAACACAGAAGAACTACTTTCGGATATAGATACACCTTTAGAAAAAAGAGAAGAACTAAAAGATGCAATAGTCCGTTTAGGAGAAAAAGCTATGGAAAAGGTTGGACAAATGCAAGTTCCTTTAAAAGCTATAAAAGTAGAAGGATATACAGCTAAGGCTACTATTTCTTCTCAATGGTTACAAAAACAAATTGAAAACACAGAGAAAAACATGAATAGTATTAAGGATGCATTAAAAAAAGTAGTAGGAGAAGGAGCAGAAGAGGCAAAAATAGCTTTAACGGTAAATATGCCAAAAACCATGCAAAATACTGAAACGATATCTGTAGATTTTCAAAGAGAAATCTTAACACAAATTGAAAATAAGAATATAGATCGTGTCATATTCAATATGAAATATGTAGGATTTACAGTAGAACCAGATACATTTAAAAATGTGAAAGAGCAAGAAAAAATCACATTAGAAGAAGTCGTTGATAATCAAGACATGACATTTTTACCTAAAGATATTGAAAAAGTTAATAATATGCCTATATTAGAAATTAATGCAAAGGTTCAGGATGAAACAATCAAAAGCTTTAAAAAACCTATGGAAGTATATTTTAATTTATCCCATTTGAATTTATCAAAGTATTCAGAAGAGGAGTTAGAAAGCTTAACAGCTTATTTATATGATGAAGAGACCAACGAGTGGAAGGCTGTAGGAGGAACATATGATCCTGCTACAAATCGTATTCATGTGTATCGTATTCATTTAAGTACCTATACAGTTATGAAATCCAATAGAACCTTTAGTGATATTAAAAAACATTCTTCAGAAAAAGAAATCAATCTTCTTTTGAAAAAAGGCATACTAGAAGATGAAAATGAATTTATGCCAAACAAAGAAGTTTCTAGAGAAGAGTTTGTCGGATGGGTTTCTAAGAGCTTTGGATTAGAGGAAAAGGAAATAGAAGTGCCTTTTAAGGATGTAGATCGAAGGAATCCTAATTATAAAGAGATTGCCGCTGCATTTGATCAAGGATTAATACAAGGGAAAAAGGATAATGTCTTCGATCCAAAGGGAAATATTACAAAACAAGAAGCAGCAGTAGCTATTGCAAATGCTCTTAAAAAATATGAGAAAATAAAATCACCAAAAGATAAGAATCCATACCTTGCCCAGTATAATGATCAAGAAAACATTGCTTCATGGTCAAAGGATGCTGTAGCCATGGTTTCTCAGAAAAGACTGTCAGGGAATAATCAAAATCAGTATAATCCGAATGAATCCATGACACGTGCAGATGCAGCGTTAATGGTTTATAATGTAAGGGATCGTCTATAG